From Punica granatum isolate Tunisia-2019 chromosome 1, ASM765513v2, whole genome shotgun sequence:
ggtcagagagagagagagaatccaTCAATTAACTTCTCTGCTGCAGTGCTTTCTCCTGTCTGTACATATTATTACATTCAAAGAACATTCACAACTCCAGAAGAAGTTAAAGGAGAGATCTTTTTAATGGGTTACCTCTCCTGCAAAGCTCAATCCTCCATATCCGTCTCCAACTCTCACGCCCCGTCCCCGTCCTCATCGTCTTCCAAGAACATAAAGATCCAATATTACGACTACAGCGACCTCGAGGCCGCCACCGATGGCTTCTCCGAGCAGAAACTGCTGGGTAAAGGCAGTCACGGGTACGTCTACAAGGCCTTCCTCAAAGGGCAGCACGTCGCCATCAAGAAGCCCTCCAGAGGTCTGGAACTGGCCACCGAAGTCGATAACGAGATCGAGATTCTTTCCAAGATCCAGAGCCCCAGACTGGTCAACTTGGTGGGCTTCTCCAATGACTCCAAGAGCCGAATCCTTGTCGTCGAGTTCATGAGCAACGGTACTCTCTACGACATCCTTCACTCCAATACTCGATCTCTGAATTGGGGTCGGCGGATTAGGTTGGCCCTGCAGATTGCCAAGGCCATTGACACGCTCCACTCGCAGAGCCCGCCCATCATTCATAGAGATATTAAGTCTGCAAACGTGCTGATTGACCGAAATTTCAATGCCCGGTTGGGCGATTTCGGGTTAGCTCTTAGGTGCCATGCGAATGACGGGAGGTTCTTGTCTACCCCACCTGCTGGAACTATGGGATATCTCGATCCGCTGTATGTGACTCCTGATAATTTGAGCACCAAGACTGATGTGTTCAGTTTTGGGATTTTGCTACTGGAGATAATCAGTGGGAGGAAGGCAATCGATGTCGGGTATTCCCCGCCCTCGATCGTGGATTGGGCGATTCCTCTCATTAGGAAGGGGAAGCTACTCTGCGTCTATGACCCGAGAATTGCTCCTCCTAAAGACCCCGTTGTTAGGAAACAGTTAGCTGTTATTGCTGCCAAGTGTGTGAGGTCATGTAGGGAGAGGAGACCTGCGATGAAGGAGATTGTCAATTGGCTCACAGGGTTGAGTAAGCTGGTCCC
This genomic window contains:
- the LOC116193205 gene encoding serine/threonine-protein kinase-like protein At3g51990, translated to MGYLSCKAQSSISVSNSHAPSPSSSSSKNIKIQYYDYSDLEAATDGFSEQKLLGKGSHGYVYKAFLKGQHVAIKKPSRGLELATEVDNEIEILSKIQSPRLVNLVGFSNDSKSRILVVEFMSNGTLYDILHSNTRSLNWGRRIRLALQIAKAIDTLHSQSPPIIHRDIKSANVLIDRNFNARLGDFGLALRCHANDGRFLSTPPAGTMGYLDPLYVTPDNLSTKTDVFSFGILLLEIISGRKAIDVGYSPPSIVDWAIPLIRKGKLLCVYDPRIAPPKDPVVRKQLAVIAAKCVRSCRERRPAMKEIVNWLTGLSKLVPLHSWNGFNNPCLMVETMGQPVGLRNAHLNAQAESAGGNCDDFEGQLGRAAVRKSRRVYSDLGFRSDLMDLMAVNTDEDLEVRGEANGDDSSNAKVSNRAFSSRFRSTRYLLNERTRQQQPLPYLDNGVAINVRQNRSVGSNSRDVDRSSSSSQRAEDV